The Rhizosphaericola mali genome contains the following window.
CAATTTCCGCAGGTAGTAATATCAAAGAAATAACGACCAAAATGCGTAGCGAAAAACTCAGATTTGTATTTGATGTAGATCTCTCTGGTAAATTGGAACTAATGCAATACTACAGAAAAAGTAGTTACAGCGATTTTAAGCTAGATAGCAGGTTTGATTTACGAGAATTAGGAATGACGCTGGATTTTAATCAAAGTGAATATGACAAGTTGAATGAAGTGAGTTTTGAGATGTACAATAAGAATTTGCAAAATCAAATGGATATGTACGGTATCGTGGATCGATATACCAAAAACGTAGTAGATAAGTTATCGCTCAATAAAGAAGCTTTTGTTGAGGATTTTGAGCAGAATAGTCGTAGTAATTTTTTGGAACTAGCACAATTGTCACTCATCTCTGATTTGTACAAGAAGGAGGGGTTTAGTGTAGAAGAAGACGTGGTATCCAGGGATGGTTGGGAGTATACAGGTCATATTTCCAAGTATCAAGACGTTTTGAATGAACTGGCAGAGTTAGTACGCATCTTTTATGAAAAGATCAAGAAATGGACAGCGTTGCAACGCACACCAGAAAAAGAAGTAAAATGGTATAAGCTGGGTAGTGCTAAACATGACATTATAAGGGAGAACTTCGTTTTACAAAGCAAAAAAGACGGCTCTAAGCTGCCAGAGGTATCTGAGATTAAAACAACTATAGAAGCTAAAATGAAAAATTTACCGCAGCCAAGGGCGTTGTTTGCATCTGAGTCTGCCTATGAAAAATGGAAACTGAATCAAGCGATTAAAGTGTCTTCTGTGAAAGTAGATGTTGGATTTAATCAGAAGGTGGGTAAGGAGATCAATAGGATGGCGGCGGAAAAGAAACTAGTTAAAAAGGTTGAGCATAAAAAATGGAAAGAGCTGGGGCGAAAGATGTAGAGAATTCAAACAATTTTAATGAGAAAAAATAAATTCATACTATTGAAATGGTTGATGTGTTGTTGTCGTTGTAAGCTCCACCATATTTACGGTTAAGAATTGAACAAAAAAGGTTTAATTTTAAAACGTATAATATGAGGACGTAACAATTTACAGCAACATAGATTGCTCAAGTATTGTAAGTGTATTCCAACGGTAAATGTGTGTGGAAGAGCTGATCTGTGAATATGGAATAAGCAAAGTGACCATCTACAACTGGCGGAAAAAGTATGGAGGTATGGATGTCAATGAAAGTTTGGCTAAGGAGAAGAATATTGATTTACAGTTCGGACAAAATCCTAATTTTAATATGTCAGACCAAACGGAAACGGACTCTGCAGGGGTGCAACCCGTCAGGGATAATCTGAACAGTAGAAATGGAAAATCGGATGCAAATCATGCATCCGATTTTCTAAATTCATTTTCATTGTAAATGCCTAAGAAAAAACCTTTTGTCAGATTAAGTCTTAGTTATTACAAATTAATCCTGTTTGCCAGCAGGAAGTTAGAATGCAAGGTTTTCTCTGTAAAGAGACGAAACCTTGCATTCTAAAACAAATAAATAATAGGTTAATTAATTGATATACAATTTGTTACATTATTTTTAAGTGGCGACTAATTAACTATTTAATATATTTTTGAAGATAATTTAAATTGTTGTTTAAACATTGAAATGAAAGATTTACTTTTAGTTTGAATATTTATCGATCCAATCATTCCGCTATTAATAGAGGTGTTGTTTATATAGATTCCTTCAAAAGTTAGAAAAGGCATACCATATTTTGAATATGTAATATTGGTTATTTTCCCATAAATAGTTTCTATTTTATTATTTGAATTCTTGATAATAAAATATGCAGGATTACGTATGCCGCCGATAAATAATGAATCAATACACATATCCATAGAAAGTTGTATAACAACTTGCTTGTTCCTATTATTAGGTCGTTGTACTTTTATTATTTGACAAGGAAATGATTTTTTTTCATGAATTGGAAACCTATCAAGTAAAAATACCAAAATAGTTAGAACTAAGACAATCAGAAAATTTCCTTTCAAAATAAATGCATGGGGAGGTTTTTGCATTATATCTTGTAAGTGATCCTCCGTCCTTAAATTATATCTATCTTTTGTCATTCCAGTGTGCGTAAATTCAAAATTTTATGTACTTGTTTTTTAATAGTTATTAATAAAAACAGTATTTATAATAGAGACTTATATTCTATAACGATATCATCAATGCTCTTATTTTTCTTTTTATGTTATTTAGATTATATCAAATCAAGCATTTTTAGTTTAATTACTAAATTAGTCTTTATGCCGCCTTTTTACACTGTAAAATTATTAATAATTATGGATGTTGCCCTTTATTGACCTAGCTCTAATTGGTTTTTAACTAATTCGAAATATTTACCCTTGAGCTTAGTAAGTGTATCGTGTGTGCCAATTTCGGCAATATTACCATCTTCTAAAACTATAATTTGATCTGCATTTTTTACTGTACTTAAACGGTGAGCAATGATAATTACAGTTCTTCCTTCAAAGAACCTAGAAAGGTTGGACATTATAATATTTTCGTTAGTTGCATCTAAAGAGCTAGTCGCCTCATCAAAAAATAGATAATTTGGATTTTTGTAAATTGCTCTAGCCATTAAGATTCTTTGACGTTCTCCACCACTAATACCTATGCCAGATGCTCCAATCTTTGTTGTATATCCCAGTGGCAGACTTTCAATAAAATCTTTAATATTTGCAATTTTGACTGCTTGCTGCATTCTAAAATCATTAATTTCTTTTCCATCTAATGCTATATTTTTTGCAATTGTATCAAAAAAAATATATCCATCTTGCATTACTGTTCCATATTCTTGTCTCCATAATTTTGGAGAAATATGTTTTAAATTTTTGTTACCAATTAATATTTCCCCTTCTATTGGGGAATAAAAGCCTAATAATAATTTCATTAGAGTTGATTTACCACTTCCACTGGTTCCCACAATTGCAGTTATTTTGCCTTTTGGAATTGTAACACAAATATTTCTTAATACAAATGGAGATTTTGGTCCTCCATATTGGTACGCAACATTTTTTATCTTGATTTCATCATGATTTATTATTTGTGAATTAGGGTTTTTACTAGAAGAATTATCTTCTTCTTCTTTTTCATGAATTTCTTGTAGGCGATCCATGCTTAATCTTGCATCTTGAGCTGATTTTATAAAAGAAATCAATTGTTCGATTGGTCCATTTGTTTGACCAATTATATATGAAATACTTAATAACATTCCCAGAGATATACTTCCGTCTACAGCCTCATTTGCGGCTATAAAAGAAATGATTATATTTTTTAATGTGGTGAAAAATATAAATCCTGATTGCTGAAATTGTTCTAGTGTCAAACTTTTTATATTCAAATTAAAATATCTTACTTGTATTCTTTCCCATTCCAAACGTTTCGGCGTCTCACTTCCATATAGCTTTATCTCTTGCATACCTGTTATCATTTCATATAGCTTATCTTGATTTTCTCTGTTACTTGAGAAGCGTTTATAATCTAATTCTTTTCTTTTTTTCTGAAAGAGTAAGATCCAAATTATTCCAATAATACTTGCAATTATGAAAACCCAAAATATAATCCAATTATAAAACGCTATAATGATAGAAAAGACTAGAATATTTAAAATGGAAAATATTGAAGAAAGCATATTTCCACTTAGAAAGCTTTCTATTCGGTGGTAGTCATTAATTCTCTGGGATATATCTCCAACGGCTTTTGTATCAAAAAATTTAATTGGAAGTTTTAATAGCTTAATCAAAAAATCTGAAATAATATTTAAACTAATTCTTGTATTTATGTGTAAAATGAGCCATCCCCTAATAATATCAATCACCATATTTCCAATAAATAATAAAAGTTGGGAGAGTAAGACTAGAATGATAATTGATTTATTTTTATTTTCAACCCCTTCGTCAATTAATAATTGTGTTAAGAATGGAAATAAAAGAGAGATAAAACTTGTAGCAAGCATACCCAAAAAAATCTGAAAGATATAATTTCTGAAGGGCTTTAAATACTGAATTAAAAAACTAAATCTTGTTTTATTTTCTTTTTTATCTTTATTTAAATAAAAATTTGTGGTAGGCTCAAGTAAAAGAACTGTTCCCTTATCCGCCGATGTAGATATCCAAGAACTTAAAAAAGTATTTTTATCAACTTTTATTATTCCGTGTGCAGGATCCCCAATAACAAATTTATTTTTAATCTTATATAAAACAACAAAATGATTTTGATTCCAGTGTAATATACAGGGTAATGGACTATCATTAGTTAATTGATCAAGGTGTAAATAAG
Protein-coding sequences here:
- a CDS encoding peptidase domain-containing ABC transporter, whose amino-acid sequence is MQILPFFSQHDSIDCGPTCLKMIAKYYGKEYALEYLRDLCFINKEGVSLLNINDAAESLGFRTMMAYLHLDQLTNDSPLPCILHWNQNHFVVLYKIKNKFVIGDPAHGIIKVDKNTFLSSWISTSADKGTVLLLEPTTNFYLNKDKKENKTRFSFLIQYLKPFRNYIFQIFLGMLATSFISLLFPFLTQLLIDEGVENKNKSIIILVLLSQLLLFIGNMVIDIIRGWLILHINTRISLNIISDFLIKLLKLPIKFFDTKAVGDISQRINDYHRIESFLSGNMLSSIFSILNILVFSIIIAFYNWIIFWVFIIASIIGIIWILLFQKKRKELDYKRFSSNRENQDKLYEMITGMQEIKLYGSETPKRLEWERIQVRYFNLNIKSLTLEQFQQSGFIFFTTLKNIIISFIAANEAVDGSISLGMLLSISYIIGQTNGPIEQLISFIKSAQDARLSMDRLQEIHEKEEEDNSSSKNPNSQIINHDEIKIKNVAYQYGGPKSPFVLRNICVTIPKGKITAIVGTSGSGKSTLMKLLLGFYSPIEGEILIGNKNLKHISPKLWRQEYGTVMQDGYIFFDTIAKNIALDGKEINDFRMQQAVKIANIKDFIESLPLGYTTKIGASGIGISGGERQRILMARAIYKNPNYLFFDEATSSLDATNENIIMSNLSRFFEGRTVIIIAHRLSTVKNADQIIVLEDGNIAEIGTHDTLTKLKGKYFELVKNQLELGQ